The DNA region CATAAGGGCTCATTGTTATATATCTCTGAGGTGCTGTTGTTGTTTACACAGCATTAATGTACCCAGAGATATCAGATAACTTTATTAAGTCCAGTTTCTTCCTTGAGATTTACTATATGGGTGCTGGTAGAAAAGTCTTTTTGCCATGGAGCCATGAAGTTACCAGAACTTCAAGTAGCAATATTTCTCAGCCAAGAGAGGGCCTTCTTTGGAAGGAATCCACAAAGAACAGGAGAAATGAGAGGAGAAACCTGACATTGTTACAGCATTAAGCATCAGTTGAAGCCCTTGACTTCTCACAACTTGAACCTCTGAACTGTCTTTTGTTGCTGTTCATTGCAACTGCATTATCAGAGTTTGCTTGAATTGCAGGCCCCactccagacctactgaatccAACTGCATCTCAACACAATTTTGAGAAGTGCTCAGTCCTCAACCAGGACTTTCTAGCCTACATCAGTTGTGACAACAGAAACCTCAACTGAACTTCCCTAAATCACTAAGGTATCTTTTATTTAAGAAGTCCTGTGGTAGAGCAGACTCCAGGAACTCCCATCAGCCAAGCAAAGGTCAGACTGTCTTCATCTTTCAGCTCAGTCCTCCACAGTGTGGGTTCCTACTCACACCATCTCAGGGTGACTGCAAAGCAGGTCTATACCAGACCATCTCATTCTGAAACTTCTTAGGAATGAGGGAATCTTTCTTAGAAGTTCCACCCCAACCTGAGCAGACTCATTGGCTAGGACTGGTCACAGGTCCATTCTCAAACCAATCACTGGCAAAGATGATCAGCAGGGGCCAGTCATTTGAGGGTCCAGAGGAGAAAGACGAGGCCTGAGCTGCCATGGCTCCTCCATCCACCTGGCCCCAGGAGGCTTTGTTGATAGAAAATAGAGGGACACTAGCCAGCTcaattttcttctgcttctggACCTCCCACCTTCCCCCTGAAGCCATGAACTCAGCATGGAAACCAAAATAATACTGCTTTATTCTGGTCTTTAAGCACAATAGTTCAGACAGTTCCCCTTCCTGAAGCCCATCCCTCCAGACCCCTGTTGCCCTTCCCCCCTTTTTCCAGGAATGGCCAACCAGAAAGTGAAGAAACACCCAGACCATTCTCCTCAgttctctctccacctctctttTTTGTCTCATCTCcttttaaaattccctctcttccctgtctcctcctcctcttcctggttCCCACCCTCACCCTCTTGCCTCCCCTGCATTTCCttacttcttttccatttctgcatCTTCCTGTGTCCTCTCCTCCATGGGTCTCCCCTTTTATCTTCTCTGCCCTTTCCTCTCCATGTCTTCTTGTCCTCCtctgctcccccaccccctggtGTCACCCCTTCCCTCCACTATTGCTCCCTCCCCCCAGCTCAGCCCCTCTCCTGCTTTCCACCTTGGCCTGACCCTGTTTATACCTCTCATCACACGTTTCCTCTTCCGAGGGAAGACCTCTGAATCCACCCATCAGCAGTTTCAACTGCTGTGGCTCTAGGACCTCAGAGACCATTGCCAGCTTCCCCTTGGACCCAGAGAGGCAAACTGCCAAGATGAAGTCCCTGGATGACCCAGGAAGTGACCAGAGGGACTGGGGTGCCCTCCTTGGCCTCAGCACTGTTATCTTTGGGATTGAAGAATGCCCTCCAAGTGGAGGGTGGCAGGTAGAGGGCAGAAGGGTCAGGGCTCCTGGGCGCTCCCCCAGCAATCCCTGAGCAGGTCCATGTGGAATAAGGCTGCCCCGGTGAGGAGGCGGGCTGCAAAGAGGTGCCGGCAGGGTAGGTGTCGAGCCGCATGGATGGAGCAGCTGCAGTGGGTCAGCGCTCCGTCCAGGAAGAAGTCTGAGGTGCCATCCTTCAGAGCAAACCCAGCTCCGGTCCAGTGGAAACCCTGGGTCCCGTGCTGCCTGGCGAAGGCCAGCTCCTCAGCCACCAGGTCTGCCAGCTCTGGCCCACAGGCTGCTCTGAATTTGGCCAGTGGCTCCCAGTCTACCTCCTCCTCTCCTGAGGGGCAGCAAAGCCTCTTTGGTTCCCTTGGGCCTTCTTCACTTCCTTCCTGCAGGGTCTCCCTTGCAGCTGGGGACTCACTCCTCATCACTGCCCGTTCTGGATTGCCTTCCAACACAGTTCCCATGGGGGTAGTGCACAGGATCCCATTCCCCAGCCCTGGACCCCTCCCTCCTGTGTCCAGCCCTTGTCTTGCTCTGTTTGTGGGGCCCATGGACGGGGCTCCCTCTCCGTCTCCATTTGCCACATCTGTGACCCTGGTGTCCCCGAGCTGGATCACAACTATGTCTTCCAGGCCTCGTCTTCTTTTGGTCCCCgacctctctcccctctcttctgcTAGCTCtggccccctcctcccctcttctccccccagggaccccctccGATCTCCGTTCTCAGGGACTAAATCCAGGGGCTTCTCCAAATGGATCCCACTCCAGTTTCTGAGACCCAGTCTCTTGTCCTTGTCCACTTCTGCCTGAGGCCCCTTCCAGTCTCCGAGTTTCAGACCACTTGCTCTTTCTTCCTGCAACGGGACTCCCCTCCAGGGGCTCCCTTCAAGACCTCCTGCCTTTTCAGACTCAAACTGGGTTCCCCTCTTTTCTATGATCTCTAACACCCTAATCCTTTGATCCTCCAACTGGCCTCCCCTCCAGTCTCTGATCTCTGGCCCTCTCAAGTGATCTTTCTCTAACTGGGTCCCTCTCCAGATAATCCCATCCAGCCCCCTCACTTTCCGGTTCTCCAACTGGACTCCTCTCTGTTCTCTGGCCTGCAATCCCCTCCCCTTCTCACTTTCTAGCTGAGCTCCTCCCCAATCACTGGTTTCCAGACCCCTCACCCTCTCATTCTCGACCTGGGTTCCCCCCCTCCCGGGCTGGCTGTCCAGCCATGCTCCATCACCATCAGCGCCCTCGGAGGCTGCCTCCCCCACTGCGTCCGCCCACTGCATGGCCACCAGGTCGCGAAGGCACTGTGCCACACTGTGTGAGGGGCTGAGGCGGCGCAGAAGTCTCTTGCGGTGGCCACGCACCAGGGCGCACGCATCCAGATTACGGGATGCTTCATAGGCACGGAAACGCACCCACATGTCATGGCGGGGTGCCCAGTTGTGCTCGAAGTACTTAACAAAGGCGGCCGGGCCCTGGGCACGCAGCTCAGCTAGTGCCTCAGAGTAGGCTGCATAGGATGCCGCGCCGGCCAGGCGGCACAGCAGGGGCCACAGACCTGGGTCTTCTTGGGTGGCACCGCCCAACTCCTGAGCCTTGCTGAAGAGCGTCTCGAGGCCTTGCGCGCGGCAGATCTGCACTCGTGCGCATGGCAGCAGCTGGCGCACGGCCCGCAGCTGTGCTGCCACTTCTGGCCCCGCAGTGAGGCAGCGCACTCGGCCCTTGACGTCGGGTGCGCTTTGAAGCAATGAGACCAGCACAAAACGTAGGAGGCTTGGCGTGCCAGGGCGCGCCACACAGCAGGCAGCCTGGCGTGCGCGTCCTGCGCTATCCACGCACAGCACCGCCAGCAGGTCCAGTGTGCCCTGCAGGCCAGGCAGTCGGTCCACCAGGAGTATGCGCGGGAAACGCCGCAACAGCGCCCTGGTGCGCGATGTCAGGAAGAACACAGTCTCTACCATAGCTTGGTCCTCTACGAACACCAGCTTCACCTGCGGGGGAGGGCAAGGAGGTAGGAAAGAGGTCAGGGAACAAAGGGGCCGCCCCGCCCAGCTCCCCAGACAGCggccaaaggggaaaaaaaaagcagactgaGCCCGATTGTTTGGGTTTGAGATCCAGGCACCACGACCTGTTAGCAATATGATAtctacacacacactttttgcctagcttcatttttttcctgctgggaACGGAGTGTTCATTGCTTAATGAGTCGTCAGGCGGCCTAGGGGAAGTGATTCTCACAGTATAGGCCCTGGACCAGGAGCAGCAGCTGACAGATAGACATACACCTTGTGGGGTTCACCCAAGACCTACTAAGGCTGAAACTCTGGATGGgacccagaaatatttttttactccTCCATGCTGGGGCTTCCTAGGGCTGAATTAGGAGACAGTATAGTGGTAAACGGTGGACCAAAGAGGTAGAACGTTCAGATTGAGTCCTACCCCTACCATAGCCTAACTGCTTGACTTTCCCTCTCAGTATCTTAGTTCAGTTCCTCCTTAAACCCTCTGGGTTCTGAGACTTCTCGCCCTAGGAACTGAATACTCATTTCTTCCAGCAGAAGAGAGCAGCAGTTGAAAGCAAAGCCCCTCCCTGAGGCCAGATGACCTGACCCTTCCTGGCTGGCTGGCTCCTGAAATTTCCCTAATCTCcctctcatctgtaaagtggagagTTCCTCTCTGAACAGTCCTCAGTGGGcagtggcatgcctgtaatccctgcaccctggaaggctgaggcaggaggatcacaaagtttgaggccagcctggaaaacttaggaagaccctaatAATAATTATAGTAGTAATAATACTAGGGCTGAGTATGTAGCTGGgtagtaaagcaaccctgggtccaatcctcagtaccaccagaaaaaaaaaaaaaaaatccctctgatTGTTAGGAAGAAATGCATCTAGAACTTTTCCTGGCACAAATAGCATCACTACTGTTATTCATTCTACAAGTTGTAAGTGCTCTCTAAGAGTTCAATATTAGAATAATGAGCTCTGCCCCAACACCACCATCCCAATTAAGCCAAGGCCCCACCTGTCTCCAGCTCCTGTGGGACACGGCACTTGCCACCCTCCAGGACTTGGTATCTTTTTTGTCAATTCACCCACTACCTGTTGGCCCTCCCTAAGATATAAGCCCCACAGGGCCAGAATGTTGTTCCCTTTTGCATCTCTGATGCTTTTCAAGGCACCTGTCCCAGGAAAACAGTTTGAAAcatctggagggagggagggaaatccAATGGCCACTTCTCAGGAGTGGAGTTTCAGGTAACAGACTGCATTTGAATCTCAGGTTTGCCTCATTAGTTATGGGACCCTGGGCAGTGACATTCCCCTCaatgagcctcaatttccttgtcTGGCAAAATGAGAATATCTATTTAAAATGGAATGTCCTGGTGAGGCTAAAATGAGGTCAGTCCTGTCCAAGGTTTGCAGcaatgcctggcatgtgcagaTCCCAGCTATACATCATCCACCTGTTACTCAGGCCCAACACTCGGGGCGAtgattcttttctctccttctccatccTCCACATGCAATCCATGCCTAAATCCCAGAACTGTTCCTCAGAATGAGGCCAGATCCTAGCCACTTCTCCCTAACCCTACGGCTACCATCCTGGCTGGGGCCACCACATTCTCCCACCTGGGCTTCAGGAGTCCACTTTCACCCTGTCTGTTCCCCACAGTGGCAACAAGAAGCATTTTCAAAACTCCCATTAGATTGCTCCCTCCCCTGCTTGAAAGAGCTTCCCAGGCCTTCTCCTCACACTCCAATTAAGATCAAGAATCCACATCACAATTATGGGCCTTGGGAGATGCTGTGGCTTGAATATGGGCAGTGCCCATATGCTTAAACCTTGTCCATCAGGGCAGCAGTATTGGGAGGTGCCATTGGCCTTGAAGTGGTGGGGCTTGTTGGGAGGTCCTGAGGTCACTGGAGATGTGTCCCTCAAGGGAACTGAGGGACCCATTGGGCTCTCactgtccctttctctctctctctctccttcctggatgGACATCAGGGTACTTGCTTTGGCCTGTATAGGCACCACGAGGTGCCATCCTCACCAGAGCCCCAAACCAGTGGGGCAGCTCCATCTTGGACTTGGACCTcgtagaaccatgagccaaaacacaCCTCTTCTTATTTCCCAAGTGGCCCATGCCTGGTGTTGGCTACAGTgatacaaagctgactaatagGGGAAATTAGCCCTTTTGATCTCATCTTCTGTTTCTCTCCCACTTTGGTCTCAGTCACTCTGGCCTCATTATTGCCAAAAAGTCACGTGATGGGGAGGAGAGATTGGTAGCTATGAGCCAGGGTCCCCCATACTGTGCCAGTGGCTGGGGTCCCTCAGCCAGTCCCTAAGAGAGCTGATGTACAGCTGCAGAATGAGGCAGGATTGAATCCAGTTGGACCACACGTCTCTCCACAAACATCTGCACCACCCAAGCCCATGCTACAGGACCGTTTCAAAAGTGTTGCGCTgtactctgtttaaaaaaaacaaaaacaaacctactGTTCGgttcaaaaagaagaatgaaatgcttTCCTAACCCTGAAATAATATATTCagcattgaaattaaaaatatttcttaaaaaaccAGTATGCTTACAATTGCATGAGTTACATAACTGCTAACAATTTTTTGACCATCATTAATCTGTACATCATTACTCTATGATTTAATCTTCTTAGTGGATGTTCAATCTAGACCTGCTCTGTCCTGCTAGCCATGAATCccatgtttaaatttaaaaatttaagactagggatgtagctccaggggtagagcccttgtctagtatgaatgcatctccagcactgcaagaaaaaaatttaaatatataaaaattcatttcctaaGCTGCATTAGCCATATTTCATGTGTTCAACAACTACATGAGGCTAGTGTCTACTAGGCAGCAGAGATTTATAACATGTCCATGATCACAGAAAATTTTATTGGACAGCAATGGTCTAGAAAGTGACTTAAATATAAAAGCTATAATGGGTTTTTATAAAGTGCACATTTCTACAGAATTAGGGAAGTTCACATCCTCTTCTCCCTGGGAGTCAGGAATAGACATAGACAGTAAAACATTTGCCTTGAGACTTGTCCAGAAGCAAGCACTTGACTAACCAGAAGCTAATTTCTGCTCTTCCATGGAATACTCTGATTCCTGATCTTGGGTTTTCTTCAAAGTCTATAAGCTTTTCTTGTATACCCACTTTTTCCTTAAACCCTACGCTAggccaaaaggagaaaaaaagaccaAGGCAGGCCCCAAGTCCTGCCCTGTTGGATGGTCAAGAGTCAATGAGCAATAGGACAGTTGGTGCTGCTTTCAGCTGAGAGGCACAAGGATCAGAAAATTAAGAGTTCCTAGAGCCAAGAGCCAGACTGTCAGAGAAATCCAAATCCAGGTTTGTCTACCTACCAGCTGCGTATGTTTACAcaccagctgtgtgacttagGGAAAGTGTCTGTATTTCTCTGTGCTTCACTCTTTCCTATCTGCAAAGACAGGGAGCATAACTGCAACTACTTTATAAAGATAATATGTGGACTGAAAGGGTTAATCTATGTGAAGCACGCAGGCAGTGCTGGCGTGAGTGTTCGCTGGGTGTCAGTGGTTACCTGAGTGTGGAATGCATGCTGAACAGAAAGGCTAATGGGACCAGGTTGCTGTGTCTCCCTCTGATGGAGTAAGGGTCATCTCATGACTTTGTGAAAGTGACCAAACAGGTCTGACCCAGAGTTTTCTGGCCGGTGGTTCATCTGCATGGTGGTTCATTTGGGGGACacaggagcccagggaggagcagacTTTGAGGACCCAAGTGAGTGTAGGTGTCACCTCCAGACACACAAGTTGGTAGCAGAAGAAGCATCTACCTTAGAAGATTCTATTTTATGTGCTAACACCAGAAATCTCAGCACTATGTTCTACCTATGCCTCTTCCTACATCTGAGTCCATGTTTCCTTTATCACAAGATCAGAAGAGTACTATTTTCCACTCTGATGTGCGGGGgacgcgggggggggggggattgaggGAATAAAAATACTAGCTGGAGAGCTAACACCTAGAGGGCTTCCTACTTTCTAGGCATTGTTTTCTCCTCTCCCTGTTACATACAAACCTATTCCTCACATAGCAATAGGTATTATCTGTTGTTCTATAAGGTATTATCTATTGTTATTGTCCCCAAACTGAGGCTCATAGAAATTAGGTAGCCTGTTCATAACTTGTTCAATGTCCCAAAGCCACACATAGCACAGTCAGAATGTGTAAAAAGCTGTCTAGCACATATCAACATAGAAGTTAGCAGCTGTTATTTTGTCCTTCCAAAGTTGGCTGATCTAATGCAAAAATAGGCTCTTGAGCATAGAGAACACTCCTGCTGGGAGTGAGCTGCAGGAGGCCCGGAGTCTACAGAGCAGGGGTACCCTGAGCCCCAGATCCAGGCAGGGTTTTGGGAGGGTCTTGGTGAAGTGGCTCCCCAGAATGTCCTTTATCCTTTTCCAAGTAATTGCAGTTCTCTCCATCCTGGACACTAGGTAATTATGCACCTCTTCTTACTACTTGCAGGTAGGCAggtcatgtgacttgctttggccaatgaacTGTGAGCAGAAATGACCTCAGACATCACTTCTGGACAGAGCCCTAACTGCCATCCCAGACAGATAGAGTACAGCCTGTCCTTCTGGGTGCCCAGATGAAAGACTGGCAGTATTTCCTGCTTCCTCTCCTTGTGGGTGAGCAGTGAGTAAAGCCCACTGAGCTCAGCCACTGAGATGCCAGGGCTGGTTGTTACTAGAGCAAACCCCAGGCCTGACGCGGCCCCATCATTTGCCCCctaatttttcctcttaaaagagaaacaaatgggTATAGTACATTGGGATTATTTcacacttttcattttctttttaaaaattaattattggagctgggtatggtggcgcatgcctataatccaagaaACTTGAGAGgactgtaagtttgaggccagcctcagcaacttagggaggccatgtttcaaaataaaaaataaaaagcactggggatgtggctcagtggtaaagtgccctgggtttaatccccagtgccagaaaaaaaattaatggtttGAATGTGCAAATTTCACATGGCCCAAAAGTGAAACGATGGAATTCATGTAATTAAGCAATTAAATGTCACACTCCCAGCTCTCCATTATAATCATCCCATTTCTGCTCTCTATTCCACCCCATCCACTTCTCTTGGCATGCTTCTGAAGTTTCTTTCTGTGAATATAAGCAAGCATACCTGtatgtcttattttttccaatttatacATAACATGACGCATTATGTG from Urocitellus parryii isolate mUroPar1 chromosome 15, mUroPar1.hap1, whole genome shotgun sequence includes:
- the Zswim9 gene encoding uncharacterized protein ZSWIM9: MELLEPQPSPAAGKEEQELLERAFFSWAEFSRFFDKWCQQRLVVFSVKSSTHVARSPWASAPPLYRLIHVLKYSYVLLVCKDMRAANQPAAWPPQPSCPAFITLKLSPLRDRLVVSECQLTHSHPACPREFAYHFRPGHLLANACLPVRITNQISKQFVAPADVRRLLSHCKGPDHGVLDALHVLEGLFRTDPEAKVKLVFVEDQAMVETVFFLTSRTRALLRRFPRILLVDRLPGLQGTLDLLAVLCVDSAGRARQAACCVARPGTPSLLRFVLVSLLQSAPDVKGRVRCLTAGPEVAAQLRAVRQLLPCARVQICRAQGLETLFSKAQELGGATQEDPGLWPLLCRLAGAASYAAYSEALAELRAQGPAAFVKYFEHNWAPRHDMWVRFRAYEASRNLDACALVRGHRKRLLRRLSPSHSVAQCLRDLVAMQWADAVGEAASEGADGDGAWLDSQPGRGGTQVENERVRGLETSDWGGAQLESEKGRGLQAREQRGVQLENRKVRGLDGIIWRGTQLEKDHLRGPEIRDWRGGQLEDQRIRVLEIIEKRGTQFESEKAGGLEGSPWRGVPLQEERASGLKLGDWKGPQAEVDKDKRLGLRNWSGIHLEKPLDLVPENGDRRGSLGGEEGRRGPELAEERGERSGTKRRRGLEDIVVIQLGDTRVTDVANGDGEGAPSMGPTNRARQGLDTGGRGPGLGNGILCTTPMGTVLEGNPERAVMRSESPAARETLQEGSEEGPREPKRLCCPSGEEEVDWEPLAKFRAACGPELADLVAEELAFARQHGTQGFHWTGAGFALKDGTSDFFLDGALTHCSCSIHAARHLPCRHLFAARLLTGAALFHMDLLRDCWGSAQEP